The following is a genomic window from Thermoanaerobaculia bacterium.
GCGTCCCTGCTCCCCGCCGCGATCTTCACTGTCGGCTCCGACGGCGCGTGCACGCATGCGACGATCAACAACGCCCTGCTTGCCTCGCTCGCCGCCGGCGCCGATGAGATCCGCATCGCGCGGAACCAGGCCTACACCAACCTCTATATTCACCTCACCGACTGGAGCCCGGGAACGGTCGGCGCGGTGACGCTCGCCGGCGGATACGACACCTGCGCCGACACGACTGCGAGCGGAACTACGACCATCGATGGGCAGGCGACGAATCCCGTCGTCGAGGTCGACACCGGTTCGCAGCCGACCTCGCAGGTCACCCTCCGCGGCCTCCAGCTCATCGGCTCGGGTGAGGAGGGGCTGCGGGTCGGCGCCGGGGGACAGGTGACGGCGAGCGAGATCCTGCTCCAGAACAACGGAACAGGCGGCGCCGCCGTCGTGGACGGCGGCGACCTCACGATCGACGTCCTGAGCGCGATCTCCGAAAACACGGGGCCCGGCATCACCTGCCTCACCGGTTCCCAGGTCGATACCTCGGCGATCATCCATGACAACGCCGCCACCGCGGGCGGTGGAATCGTCGCCGGTTCGGCCTGCGACATGAACATCCTGAACAACTCCGCGATCGCCTCCAACAGCGCGACCCTGGGCGGCGGCCTCTACGCCAGCAGCGGCGCCACGGTCCTCGTCGACGGAGCCGTCGCGAGCGTCTACGCCACGGAGATCAGCAACAACACCGCGACGGATCAGGGCGGCGGCATCTATGCCACCGGAGCGACGACGACGGTGATGATCCGAAACGCCGCGGTGACCGGCAACGAAGCCGGCCTCGAAGGGGGCGGGATCTGGGCCGGTCTCGGGGCGAAGGTCATCATGGATCGGGTCGACGGGCCCTGCTTCAATCCGACGCGCTGTTCGGACCTCTCCGGGAACGGCGTCACGCAGGTCGACATCTCCGTTCCGGGTGCCGCCGTCTTCGCGGAGAGCGGCGCCGACGTCGAGATCTACCAGACCATCGCGGAAGGCAACTACCTGACGCCGGGTTTGAACAATGGGAGCATCCTCTACGCGACTGGCGTCGGCTCG
Proteins encoded in this region:
- a CDS encoding right-handed parallel beta-helix repeat-containing protein translates to MSSTRRRRIQKLSALALLLSASGASLLPAAIFTVGSDGACTHATINNALLASLAAGADEIRIARNQAYTNLYIHLTDWSPGTVGAVTLAGGYDTCADTTASGTTTIDGQATNPVVEVDTGSQPTSQVTLRGLQLIGSGEEGLRVGAGGQVTASEILLQNNGTGGAAVVDGGDLTIDVLSAISENTGPGITCLTGSQVDTSAIIHDNAATAGGGIVAGSACDMNILNNSAIASNSATLGGGLYASSGATVLVDGAVASVYATEISNNTATDQGGGIYATGATTTVMIRNAAVTGNEAGLEGGGIWAGLGAKVIMDRVDGPCFNPTRCSDLSGNGVTQVDISVPGAAVFAESGADVEIYQTIAEGNYLTPGLNNGSILYATGVGSTLTVEGMRLWNNQEADALFEGRDSAHLSIAFVTASRNVWNGGFTTSPVALIVGATATLNSSIFHPNDAMVLDSGGELTEADCLILSNTTGLPVDATLISTSDPMFANAIAGNLRPLPSSPAVDYCDTFAYTPLHFDGDHEARGFDLASNPNGTPGASGGLYDLGFDEVRPLFADGFFSGNTSAWSSVAP